A DNA window from Coffea arabica cultivar ET-39 chromosome 6c, Coffea Arabica ET-39 HiFi, whole genome shotgun sequence contains the following coding sequences:
- the LOC113692523 gene encoding UDP-glycosyltransferase 71A15-like, giving the protein MKAAELVFVPSPGRGHIVAIIEFAKRLLQQDERLSVSIIVIKRPYSTTVDSDTADLAASNTNIRFIYLPQVDPPVIKTCFENSMSVYIEMHKSHVKAGIIDHVLSKSTPIAGLVIDLFCSPMIDVANELDVPSYLFFTSSAAFLGLMLYLPIRHSEIGSEFFISDPDSIIPTFANPVPSRFIPSFLLDKDGYASFLSHGTQFIKTKGFIINTFAELEPHAIKYLTSAPELPPVYTVGPVLSVEDKKKPEFEKIMQWLDNQPSSSVVFLCFGSLGGFEKPQLEEIATALEWSGLRFLWSVRPPPPKDFNLKPVEYTNFSDVLPAGFLDRTENRGLVCGWAPQVEVLAHEAVGGFVSHCGWNSTLESLWNGVPIAAWPVYAEQQPNAFQLVNELKLAVELKSDYRITQADKLVMAEEIEKSIKSLMDTENPVRKRAKEIGEKAGKALLDGGSSFISLGRFIDDILITKK; this is encoded by the coding sequence ATGAAGGCGGCAGAGTTAGTGTTTGTTCCTTCCCCCGGCAGAGGGCACATTGTAGCCATCATTGAGTTTGCAAAGCGCCTTCTGCAGCAAGATGAACGGCTATCAGTGTCAATTATAGTAATCAAGCGACCTTATTCCACGACAGTAGATTCAGATACTGCAGATTTGGCTGCCAGCAATACGAACATTCGATTCATTTACCTTCCTCAAGTTGATCCACCGGTTATCAAAACGTGCTTTGAGAATTCCATGTCTGTTTACATAGAGATGCATAAATCCCATGTGAAAGCTGGAATCATCGACCACGTATTGTCAAAATCAACTCCGATTGCTGGGTTAGTCATTGATTTGTTTTGCAGTCCAATGATTGATGTAGCAAATGAGCTTGATGTTCCTTCGTACTTATTCTTCACCTCTAGTGCTGCCTTTCTTGGCCTTATGCTCTATCTCCCAATTCGACATTCTGAAATTGGTTCTGAGTTTTTTATTTCAGATCCTGACTCGATCATACCTACCTTTGCCAACCCCGTGCCCTCAAGATTTATACCATCTTTTCTACTAGACAAAGATGGTTATGCCTCATTTTTGAGTCATGGTACACAATTCATAAAGACAAAAGGATTCATCATAAACACATTCGCAGAGTTAGAACCCCACGCCATCAAGTACCTAACATCTGCACCTGAATTGCCGCCAGTTTACACTGTTGGTCCTGTGCTCAGTGTAGAGGACAAAAAGAAGCCCGAGTTTGAAAAGATAATGCAATGGCTGGATAATCAGCCCTCGTCATCAGTAGTTTTTCTCTGCTTTGGAAGCTTGGGTGGTTTTGAAAAGCCCCAGCTAGAAGAGATTGCAACTGCACTTGAGTGGAGTGGGCTTAGATTCTTGTGGTCCGTGCGGCCGCCACCACCAAAGGACTTCAACCTAAAGCCAGTCGAGTATACCAATTTCTCTGATGTACTGCCAGCAGGGTTCCTAGACCGGACAGAAAACAGGGGATTGGTGTGCGGTTGGGCACCACAGGTGGAGGTTTTAGCCCATGAAGCAGTTggaggttttgtatctcattGTGGGTGGAATTCTACACTAGAAAGTTTGTGGAATGGTGTGCCAATTGCAGCATGGCCTGTATATGCTGAGCAACAACCTAATGCTTTTCAGTTGGTGAACGAATTGAAACTAGCCGTGGAACTCAAATCAGATTACCGCATTACTCAAGCTGATAAGCTGGTGATGGCGGAAGAGATTGAGAAGTCTATAAAATCTTTGATGGATACCGAAAACCCCGTGAGAAAGAGAGCCAAAGAGATCGGGGAGAAAGCTGGAAAGGCTTTGCTGGATGGTGGCTCTTCCTTCATCTCATTAGGAcggtttattgatgatatattgatAACGAAGAAATGA